The sequence CCTCTGGGAACAACTCATTTTTCAACCAACCATTTTTCAATCCTGAACTTAAAGTCCCAGCAGGTATGGTGCATTTGGTTGTCAGATATCTCGTTCACACTATTTTGAGGTTCCATATACAAGTACTGCTCAtatgaataaaataaaatatttgagcATTGTTTGTCACCTCCAAATATTACTTAGCCTGTCTAAACAACCTAAAGTAACATGGAGCACATCGGTGAAGTCAGCTAACCTTGAAGAGCATTTCATCCTGAAGTAGTGTGATATTTTCTCCCTATGTTTATATgtcatttgggattgttttgtttaTATTGTAAACGATGATGGCATGTCATCCTGCAGGAGTCAACAACCTGACAGGTGAGAAACCAACTCCGGTTATTTCTCAACCAAGTCAGTCGCCTCATGTAGTAGTGCAAGTCCCTGAGGCTACGGAGACACCAGTTCCCCCTGCACCATCAGATCAAAGGGATGAATGGGACATACTGAAAGCCATAGTGTATGGTGGCCTTGTTGAATCAATCACGAGCCTCTCGGTTgtatcagcagcagcagcaagtggTGCCAAGACTCgtaagtttctttcttggttcttGCATTGTATTACTGAGCTACTTTGAAACTCAAGTCAAAACTGTTTCTGGCTTAGTTCCCCTGGTGTTGATGTAATCACGTTGTTCATTTGCAGTGGATATATTCATCTTGGGCATAGCAAACCTTATTGGAGGGATTCCCGTAGTTTACCACAATGTAACATACTTCTCTTGGCTGGATTGAATTTTACGCATCCTCTTTGCTGTCACCATGTGACTCACATCTGACAAATTCAAGTTTCCCTTGTCGCAAACAGATCGCTGATCTGCGAAACACAGGAGATGTGGCAGAAAGCAGTGAGCAAGTGGGACACTACTGGTTGGAGCTTGGAAGGCGAAGAAAGTACCGGCTTCACATGGTGGTAGCCATACTGTCATACATCCTCTTCGGGCTGCTACCACCAGTCATCTACGGACTGTCATTCAGGATGAGTGACAACAGGGAGAACAAGATGATGGCGGTCGCTGCTGCATCTCTCATGTGCATTGGGTTGCTCGCGATTGCAAAGGCACATGTCAAGAGACCCAGGACATACATCACAACCCTCCTGTACTACCTGTCCATCGGACTCAGTAGTTCTGGGCTGTCGTACGTCGCAGGCGTGCTCATCACAAGGCTCCTGGCACACTTTGGCCTCATTAATCAGGGTGGTGCATCAGCTCCTGCTCCTCCAAGTCTGTTGTTTCCTCAAGCAATGGGTGCAGACGCAGCCACCTGGGCTTCATACTGAGCCTAGACTGGAGTTTCTTTGTTTTGATGGTCTATGAAATTATCCCGGCGCACATCTGCATCACGACACTCGCTTTGATTCACTGAGTTTTAATTAGCAGCACTAGGCCACTGTATAATCTTTATCAATGAGCTTTGTCTGTACCAAAACCCTGTTATCCTACTTTTGACAGGAACATATTATCAGTTACAATCTCCTTTTGTCACATCAGCATCAGATTATTAAATGCAATAgcacatcaaaatataagtataACATCATCTTATACATCACTGCAAAGTGTTACAAACATTGAAGGCAGCTAATGATTAATGAAGATGTTCGACACCTATCCCAACTACATACCTCACATTGCCTCCTATATACAAATATCCTGAAACTAGGAGAAAACTGGCAATGAAGACTCAATCGAAAGCGTGATGGTGGACTGGTGGTACCAGGCAAGTCATGTCTACAGTTTTGCTGATGAAGAACAGTACCAAGGCTGCAGCTATTGCTTCTGAGCGGGCTTTCCAGTCCAGTAAGTCTTGACCGCCACTAAAATCTTCTCAGGGTTGAACGGACCTGATTCATGATCCATGATTTGGCTCTTCCACCTCATGCCTTCGGTAATAGCTTGTACCTTTCCCAGAACCTCAACCGTGTCCCTGATGATCACAGTCCCTTCAGGTCTTAGGATTCGGTCCATCTCCAGGAGGATGTATGTTATGTCACACCTGCAACAAGTCCATTAATATCTACTTGCTTAAGCTGGATGTTTTACACATTACGACCCAGATACTAGCACAAAAAGCAAAGAAACCTATTAATCTGTACAGTAAAGAAAACCACATATCTTCAGGGAAGTGAATGCAGAAAAAAAATGTCTAGAGATAAAACTAGTTATTTCATTACCTATCCTGATAACTGCTGAAAATGTTATCAGCATGGATGAGGTCATATGTCCTCGGATACGTTGAGAAAGCCTCACACCAGTCCTGGTACGTGCCAATAAACCCTCGCTCATAAATAACACCAAGGGTGTCATGAGGAGAACCTGAAGGCACGACATTCATCACCCAAAGAGGGTACCTCATCAGTGCAGCTGCAAGACCCCCCATCCCTGCATTCATGTCCATCACATTCCTGTATCGTCTTTTACCCAGTGGTGGAATCAATTTCTTGTAGTGATCCACTCTCTCTGACCACAACTTGCTATCTTCTTGGAACTTCTCAGGAGTAAGGCCTGGAACTGAACCTCGGGTTATTCTTGGAGGAACAGTCGATGCTCTTTTTGGCCATTGCTCAAGAGCTCCACCAGCAACTTCATCTTCAGTCTTCACATCTGGAAGAGGAGATATGCAAGTTTCCATCTTCTTGTACCTAAATTGTTCAGATCAGGATGAGCTGCTGCAACCAATAGAGTAAACACTTCACATGAGGAGAGTAAAAGTGTAAAACAAAAGAAATCTTACCATGCAGAATCCACATCATTGCCCTTACAAATCTGAGGAGCGTCATAGACCTTCCTACTATCAACACATTCAATATGGTTGATAGGTTTCTGCCATATAGCAAGATCACCTTTCTCTACAACCTTCTTCCAGCAGAGACGTTTCGCTAAGTCCTCAATCTCATCTTGCTCTTGCTTCAGGTCTTCTTCTGTCCTCTCCCACCCCTTAAAATGCCTTTTCCAATGGATTGGAGGCCCAGAGAGGATCCAGTAGCCCCCTGGTCTAAGAACT comes from Panicum virgatum strain AP13 chromosome 4K, P.virgatum_v5, whole genome shotgun sequence and encodes:
- the LOC120702322 gene encoding probable methyltransferase PMT17 isoform X2 → MKRNIITMSFAPRDSHEAQVQFALERGVPAMIGVMGTERIPYPARAFDMAHCSRCLIPWNKLDGIYLIEVDRVLRPGGYWILSGPPIHWKRHFKGWERTEEDLKQEQDEIEDLAKRLCWKKVVEKGDLAIWQKPINHIECVDSRKVYDAPQICKGNDVDSAWYKKMETCISPLPDVKTEDEVAGGALEQWPKRASTVPPRITRGSVPGLTPEKFQEDSKLWSERVDHYKKLIPPLGKRRYRNVMDMNAGMGGLAAALMRYPLWVMNVVPSGSPHDTLGVIYERGFIGTYQDWCEAFSTYPRTYDLIHADNIFSSYQDRCDITYILLEMDRILRPEGTVIIRDTVEVLGKVQAITEGMRWKSQIMDHESGPFNPEKILVAVKTYWTGKPAQKQ
- the LOC120702322 gene encoding probable methyltransferase PMT17 isoform X1, with translation MAKEQDGSPKPRHPEFQRMRVTLTIGVIGLCVTSYILGAWQGTSNSIKPSFISTKTRCDNMVRSSGTHLDFQAHHQVSFNESSLAPEKFPPCQLKYSEYTPCQDPRKARKFPKNMMQYRERHCPKKEDMLRCLIPAPPGYKNPFEWPKSRDYAWYNNIPHRELSIEKAVQNWIQVEGDLLRFPGGGTMFPHGADAYIDNINALIPLNDGNIRTALDTGCGVASWGAYLMKRNIITMSFAPRDSHEAQVQFALERGVPAMIGVMGTERIPYPARAFDMAHCSRCLIPWNKLDGIYLIEVDRVLRPGGYWILSGPPIHWKRHFKGWERTEEDLKQEQDEIEDLAKRLCWKKVVEKGDLAIWQKPINHIECVDSRKVYDAPQICKGNDVDSAWYKKMETCISPLPDVKTEDEVAGGALEQWPKRASTVPPRITRGSVPGLTPEKFQEDSKLWSERVDHYKKLIPPLGKRRYRNVMDMNAGMGGLAAALMRYPLWVMNVVPSGSPHDTLGVIYERGFIGTYQDWCEAFSTYPRTYDLIHADNIFSSYQDRCDITYILLEMDRILRPEGTVIIRDTVEVLGKVQAITEGMRWKSQIMDHESGPFNPEKILVAVKTYWTGKPAQKQ